A genomic stretch from Erwinia sp. E_sp_B01_1 includes:
- the tam gene encoding trans-aconitate 2-methyltransferase translates to MKDWNPDLYRQFEAERTRPATELLSRIPLRQVSRATDLGCGPGNSTELLCQAWPDAHITGLDSSQAMLEQALKRLPHCQFIQADIRLWQAEIPQHVIYANASLQWLTDHQQLLPHLADQLAAGGVLAIQMPDNLDQPTHSLMRKVAERAQWSAKIGPGAAERKKLLSTEAYYDLLSGVGCRVDIWRTTYFHVMPCHQAMVDWLKATGLRPFLAPLDEQEQQDYLSQYLEELTGACSVRQDGNVLMAFPRLFIVAQKA, encoded by the coding sequence ATGAAAGACTGGAACCCGGATCTTTACCGCCAGTTCGAAGCTGAGCGGACGCGTCCCGCCACCGAACTGCTCTCCCGAATCCCCCTTCGTCAGGTCAGCCGCGCCACCGATCTGGGCTGCGGACCGGGTAACAGTACCGAATTGCTCTGTCAGGCCTGGCCTGACGCCCACATCACCGGTCTGGACAGCTCTCAGGCGATGCTTGAACAGGCATTAAAACGTCTGCCGCACTGCCAGTTTATTCAGGCTGATATCCGTCTCTGGCAGGCCGAAATCCCGCAGCATGTGATTTACGCCAATGCTTCATTACAGTGGCTGACCGATCATCAGCAGCTGTTGCCGCATCTGGCCGATCAACTTGCCGCTGGTGGCGTGCTTGCGATACAGATGCCCGATAATCTTGATCAGCCAACTCATAGCCTGATGCGTAAAGTGGCAGAGCGTGCGCAGTGGTCAGCAAAGATTGGCCCAGGCGCGGCGGAGCGTAAAAAATTACTCAGCACTGAAGCTTATTATGACCTGCTGAGCGGGGTGGGGTGCAGAGTCGATATCTGGCGCACCACTTACTTTCACGTTATGCCTTGCCATCAGGCGATGGTGGACTGGCTTAAAGCAACGGGACTGCGGCCTTTTCTTGCGCCGTTAGATGAGCAGGAGCAGCAGGATTATTTGTCACAGTATCTGGAGGAGCTGACCGGAGCCTGTTCTGTCCGACAGGATGGCAATGTGCTGATGGCCTTCCCAAGACTGTTTATAGTGGCGCAGAAGGCCTGA
- the mltB gene encoding lytic murein transglycosylase B → MRYLATLLPALVLLTACSSHKQPEAVEPQGNPFGGGFKLEPSHDYHPLMGDFANNAATERFVDKMVREHGFQRQQLHDVLAQAKNLDWVVRLMDRQAPVSQGPTGPNGAWVRYRAKFITPSNVQNGVAFWDQYQDALQRAYQTYGVPPEIIVGIIGVETRWGRVMGKTRIIDALATLAFNYPRRADFFSAELETFLLMAREEGDDPLDLRGSYAGAMGYGQFMPSSFKSYAVDFNGDGHINLWDPVDAIGSVAHYFNAHGWVKNGTVAVPATGPSTTWETGFKTRYSVSSLAAAGFQPQIRLDGDQKVSLLRFDMGTSYQYWYGLPNFYAITRYNHSNHYAMAVWQLGLAVRDAR, encoded by the coding sequence ATGCGTTATCTGGCCACACTTCTTCCCGCTCTGGTGTTACTGACCGCCTGTAGCAGCCACAAACAGCCTGAAGCAGTTGAACCACAGGGAAATCCTTTTGGCGGCGGTTTCAAGCTGGAACCTTCGCATGATTATCATCCGCTGATGGGTGATTTTGCCAACAATGCCGCTACCGAGCGCTTCGTGGATAAAATGGTCCGTGAGCATGGCTTCCAGCGTCAGCAACTGCATGATGTGCTGGCCCAGGCAAAAAATCTGGATTGGGTGGTACGGCTGATGGATCGTCAGGCGCCCGTCTCGCAAGGGCCGACCGGACCCAATGGCGCGTGGGTACGTTATCGCGCCAAATTTATTACCCCTTCGAATGTGCAGAACGGTGTGGCCTTCTGGGATCAATATCAGGACGCCCTTCAGCGTGCTTACCAGACTTACGGCGTGCCGCCGGAAATTATCGTAGGCATTATTGGGGTGGAAACCCGCTGGGGCAGAGTGATGGGGAAAACCCGCATCATTGACGCACTCGCCACGCTGGCCTTTAACTATCCCCGCCGGGCAGATTTTTTCAGCGCTGAACTCGAAACCTTCCTGCTGATGGCAAGAGAAGAGGGGGATGATCCGCTGGATCTGCGCGGTTCTTATGCTGGGGCGATGGGCTACGGCCAGTTCATGCCTTCATCCTTTAAAAGCTATGCGGTCGATTTCAACGGCGATGGCCACATCAACCTGTGGGATCCGGTGGATGCTATTGGCAGCGTTGCTCACTACTTCAATGCGCACGGCTGGGTGAAAAATGGCACTGTAGCGGTACCGGCAACCGGGCCTTCAACCACGTGGGAAACCGGGTTTAAAACCCGTTATTCGGTCTCCTCGCTGGCCGCAGCTGGCTTCCAGCCGCAGATCAGGCTGGACGGCGATCAAAAAGTCAGCCTGCTGCGTTTTGACATGGGCACCAGCTACCAGTATTGGTATGGGTTACCCAACTTCTATGCCATCACCCGCTATAATCATAGCAACCACTATGCTATGGCAGTCTGGCAGCTGGGGCTGGCGGTACGTGATGCCCGCTAA
- the fucP gene encoding L-fucose:H+ symporter permease, producing the protein MLINKTTVPAYRDRQAASHYRMAFILVTALFFMWGLSYGLLDVLNKHFQEVLHVSKAQSGLLQAAYFGAYFVVALPAGFFMDRFGYKAGVLVGLCLYALGALLFVPAAGAGSFEMFLLALFVIALGLGCLETAANPYATVLGDPAGAERRLNLSQSFNGLGQFVGPVIGGSLFFSATQGTTTDGLASVKMTYVALAALVLVIAFIFWRTRMPDIKAQEEQQSSGDSRSLWQHGHFTGGVIAQFFYVAAQVGVGAFFINYVTEHWANISNQSASYLLSVGMISFMLGRFFSTWLMGRVRPVTLLMVYAAINIFLCGVVVSGVETLSVIALVAVFFFMSIMFPTLFAMGVKNMGKQTRRASSLMIMAIVGGAIMPYLMGAVADHYSTATAYTLPLLCFAVVLVYALRQRAKASPV; encoded by the coding sequence ATGTTAATCAATAAAACTACTGTCCCGGCTTATCGCGATCGGCAGGCGGCATCACATTACCGGATGGCTTTTATTCTGGTGACCGCATTGTTCTTTATGTGGGGGCTCTCCTATGGCCTGCTGGACGTGCTGAACAAGCATTTTCAGGAGGTTCTGCATGTGAGTAAGGCGCAGTCCGGCCTGCTCCAGGCTGCCTATTTTGGCGCTTACTTTGTGGTGGCGTTGCCTGCAGGCTTCTTTATGGATCGTTTCGGCTATAAAGCCGGTGTGCTGGTTGGCCTGTGCCTTTATGCGCTGGGTGCCCTGCTGTTTGTACCTGCGGCAGGTGCAGGCAGTTTTGAGATGTTCCTCCTCGCGCTGTTTGTGATTGCGCTGGGGCTGGGGTGCCTTGAGACAGCAGCTAATCCTTACGCGACGGTGCTGGGCGATCCCGCTGGAGCTGAACGTCGTCTGAATCTCTCTCAATCTTTTAATGGCCTGGGGCAGTTTGTCGGGCCGGTGATTGGCGGCTCGCTGTTCTTTTCTGCCACTCAGGGCACCACCACTGACGGCCTGGCTTCGGTAAAAATGACCTATGTGGCGCTTGCGGCACTGGTGCTGGTGATCGCTTTTATCTTCTGGCGAACCCGCATGCCGGACATCAAAGCCCAGGAAGAACAGCAAAGCAGCGGGGATAGCAGAAGCCTCTGGCAACATGGGCATTTTACCGGTGGCGTGATTGCGCAGTTCTTTTACGTGGCGGCGCAGGTAGGCGTGGGCGCCTTCTTCATCAACTATGTTACCGAACACTGGGCAAACATCTCTAACCAGAGCGCTTCTTATCTGCTCTCCGTAGGCATGATCAGCTTTATGCTGGGCCGCTTTTTCAGCACCTGGCTGATGGGGCGCGTTCGTCCGGTGACCTTGCTGATGGTCTATGCCGCCATCAATATTTTCCTCTGTGGCGTGGTAGTCTCGGGCGTTGAAACGCTCTCTGTAATTGCGCTGGTTGCGGTGTTTTTCTTTATGTCGATTATGTTCCCTACGCTGTTTGCCATGGGCGTAAAGAATATGGGCAAGCAGACCCGAAGGGCGAGTTCACTGATGATTATGGCCATTGTGGGCGGCGCAATTATGCCGTATCTGATGGGGGCGGTGGCTGACCATTACAGCACTGCCACTGCGTACACTTTACCTTTGCTCTGTTTTGCTGTGGTGCTGGTCTATGCGCTGCGTCAGCGGGCTAAGGCCTCCCCGGTTTAA
- a CDS encoding L-rhamnose mutarotase has protein sequence MTGSQRYCQALDLADDPQLIAEYCQLHQQIWPEIAQHLRRYGITSMEIFLLGTRLVMIVETGPEFDAEQFARQSAQDPKVGEWEALMWKYQRPTPWTPPGEKWVRMARIFSLQEQH, from the coding sequence ATGACCGGTTCTCAACGTTATTGCCAGGCGCTGGACCTGGCGGACGATCCTCAACTGATCGCCGAATACTGTCAGCTTCATCAACAGATCTGGCCCGAGATTGCGCAGCACCTGCGCCGGTATGGCATTACCAGTATGGAGATCTTCCTGCTGGGTACCCGCCTGGTGATGATCGTGGAAACAGGACCTGAATTTGACGCGGAGCAGTTTGCCCGGCAGAGCGCGCAGGATCCTAAAGTGGGCGAATGGGAAGCCCTGATGTGGAAGTATCAACGGCCCACACCCTGGACGCCGCCGGGAGAAAAATGGGTCAGGATGGCAAGGATTTTTTCTCTGCAGGAGCAGCACTGA